The Belonocnema kinseyi isolate 2016_QV_RU_SX_M_011 chromosome 1, B_treatae_v1, whole genome shotgun sequence genomic interval AGGAGACctagacgtgtaacttccaaataaagtacattttttgtatgacctcaatccgcgtattttttaacagacctcgtataCCCTTGCGAAAGGGATGATCTTTACCCGCATGCTCAGTGCTCAATAATCTTTATTTATGGATCAACTTACTGAGTTTCAACGCTCGAGCTGAAACAATATGTTTCAAACCTAGGGATGCAAACTTTGTAtttcaacccgctctacaggtaCTGAAACTCGAATTGTCAATAGATTTGCTGTGAAAAATACTATCCATTACTCGGAATGTAATACTACAATAGCAAGTCGGGTGAGTGCAGGCATAACTTCGCTCGGCCAGTACACTTCACACTTGAATTTAGACAGGAGGAAGGGTCCCGGAATGAGACAACTCAGTAATGGAAGAAATGGAATTTATTAaacagcattttttttaatagctccCCCATTTGCCAGCACCTTCATACGATGATGCGTCAGTGCAACCCTACAGGAAAACCAACGTGTGGAGAAAACCTCCCGGAGGAGCGGCGTCTTCCACCAAGTATTTTACTCATCAcccttctgtaaaaaaaaatatgaaagtttaatattattaaatttttttttaaatttataaagttccGGAAATTGACAAAAATATGCGGTCATCTATGGTAAATTTCGAATTCAATATGGTGACGTatcataaattatccaaaattcaatttccggacatttgataaattttcggaaaagcaTGGTAATATTACAGGAAGTTAGGTTAAATTACTATtagttgtcaaaaattcaattcaaccatgtctaaatttccggaaatttatggaaattttcggtcatttattttaattttacgggtaaatatggtaactttccTTAAATGACtgtaaaattctattatctgaAACCAAATTTCTTTACAGTTCTAACAGTTAGTGGGCTGATTATCCTAAAGTGCCAgatcatagatgtataattttcattattcacctggcacgtcactttttactccctagggaataAAAAGTGGAGCTTTAGACTCGCTTAATAGGCGTCGAACAGGGCTAAAATTATGTATGTgtcataaaaaaaatagaattttagttttttcattgcaaaaattaACTCGGGATGAATACTATTTCAGGGGCcctaaattaacaattatttttaaaatctatacaCAATAGGGCCAGATCTATAAtagctttgttttttattttattattgtattaaaattacataCCTGGCCTTCTCCTACTTCACGCTCCACTTTACATTGCGGCTCATATTagatttaaggaataaaatattcccctgtaaagaaatataattaccagttattttaacgataaaaaattaCTTGACTCAGAAATAATAAGGCATACTAATTTTAGATAAGGAttctcaaaactttaaaattttgtattaagatAAGCAAATAGCaagtaaaacaattataaatctaaattgtaagttcaaaaattgttcacttttgaaagACGTTTGGAATCGTTTGGTTTAGGATCTGTcatattaaacattatttcaatcattttgtatttgaaataattcaattctgaCACCACAGGCTTAtacaataattacttttcaaaaaagtctcatccattttttatagaaattgatcCAGTCACTTCAAATAACAATTTATATaacgaaacatttttattttgttatggtGTAGCCGCACATAATAAGCGTATTCTACTTCTTGTAGATTGAACCTAATTTTCTCTTTTTAAGCGGCGTGCGTGGACCAGCATCTATAATGTATTGCCTGTTCTTTTCGGCTTTTGATTCATTATGCAGTTTCTTTTTGTACTaagatttattaaagatttataagtATATTGTTTTAGAAAAGCAGAAACAACATGATTGCACAAAAAGGGGCAGACCTGGGCTCTGAGGATGTCGTTTCTCAATACTGTTATAAATCTCGATCTCATCTTTACTCAATTTTGAAGCGTATATACGACCATCTTTATCAGCACGGAGTATgtgaataatgccattaaaagTCACTATTTGACCTGGACGGTAACGGTGCATGTCTTTCGGTTTGACAATTGCTGGCGGTACTGCAGGCTCTGTAGgaaataatatatagatatttatTATAGGACTAGAAAGCAAGCACGCACGTCACAAGCGCAATTTTTCCTTTCTCCCAATTGCTatgttagaatataaaataataattaaaatattaaatctaaaatagaaGAACAAGAACTAgttcttgaatattaaaaaaaacttgaaatcttaACATTAGAATTGATACATCATATTCCTACAGTTAAACCTAAAATTACTTGCACGTtcagttttgtttttgtttgaacgTGTATATCGAGCATTCCGCGGTTATTTGAAGCCTATAAAATATGACTAAATGCAAAAACACTACACATCATAACTGGAAACTGTATTTTACGGTTCAAGAGACGTGAGTTTTTGTAAACATCAAAATCTCTCAAAATGGctgaccttttaacaaaaaatgtttttacggaTAAATGTTTTGAGCCTATGAAGTctgtaaaaatttagaaaattatatataaaaaaaggttgtgTCTTAactaacccgtgtggaaataattcctgacagactggaattattctagggccagtactggattattcgtggcttctgttcacgccgaattaaattggcgctcttttggcCCTATCTACACCTACTTAAGAAAAAAacccatcacgcagttctatatagacccactaatgtcgctagccagaatttgaaatcacaatattataaaaattccgtctaaaatctagcttgcctctagaaattaattctatttggactttgaaaaagaagacgtcatttgaaaactaattaataaaagataacaaaatgAGATTTGTTGCATATAATCGCGCCACTTTTAAAGTTTCACTAGTCTTCCGCAACATTTCCACAGTCCTCAAATCGAaggaaatataagaaataaagtcGGTATAGTCCTTGAAATTGGCAGACatatatttcctaacctcaaaatttgtaTTAGTATCACTGAGAAATTAAAGTTATTGAAGAACCTTATTATTAACTGTTATATTGTAACTTACTAATTGATCTTAAGATAGTACAGAAATAAAACTAATAgtaaggaatttattttatttttagtcgatATTTTAGAGTTTGGTTTtccaggaaagtaattttccttttcgtatgacatctATCCAGTACTTATGtgcattaaaatgacatatttcccaACCTCAAATATTATACAGTGCCAGCTACAGCATTCAGTcttcatcatgcaatgcaattctgcaaaaattaaaaagattttcctaaaatcttccagattctttttcgacgtaagtGCGTTGGAATCGAGGCCCAACCTCGAAACTGGATTCtgtcattttactccataaatactagaattacatctttcCTACATAATCAGAACGtcgtcctcttttcaattaaatctttattcgtaGCAGAatattggctaattccaatagttctTGTATAAGCTGTTTTCTTTTATTCTAACCCCAACATTCAAAAAATAACGTCTCAcgtaaaagctattgaaattagccaatttttttactccgaataaaaatttggtttaatgcaGGAATACGCCCTAatgatttgaaaaagatgtaattctagtatttatggagtaaaatcagaattcaattttgagttttGCTCCTGATTCCAACACTCTTAACGAATTTTGAAATCTCCTAAGCttacaatttatcttttaaaataaagcctgcaaacataattttatttgaatcatctctttaaaagttttagaaaatttaccaaTTATATATTGTAGAAgcgaaatgttaagaacagaGAAATGTCCAAATatgaccaaatatttaaaattaacattttcttttttatcaatactatttagaaacatttttccgaaaaagtacatacgagctatattccatttttttgacagaaatctggaatttgttaatattctcaatgtaacTCATAGTGCTTACGTATTataggaatgatttaattattaaagaagtattaaatttgcaatctaggtcgcatacAGATCttctagattttactagattcactagaacgcgccagtaccgctggtgtagatagcggatagtcgattggagcgttacatttgcgcatcggtccagcatagtttctcgagatagtgtcagtatagactcgtggcgatCTAGACTGCAACAGTATAGCGCCAttaattatttccacacgggtagcgacttttctgttaaaaacttacaaaattgacCCAATATTCTGAATATTTCTAGTCTAAGTGTTATCAGACTGTTTTTAAATACAACTTTTGACTTctgttcccagtgggcacacaatttggcgacgtctttacgacatcattacgacatctttacgacatctttgcaacatcctatgtccatgttgttaaggtgtctttgcgatattgtaaagacatagtcagattatacgacttatttacgatatcgtaaagacaccttaacgatatggacataggatgtcgtaaagttgtcgtaaagatgtcataacgacgTCGCCAagctttgtgcccattgggtttCTCACAAGTTCTTAATCAAGTTATTTATTTGTATAAGCAGTTGTAGATCTCGTCAGTTTACTTAGGACTGAAttgtattctgtttttttttttttttttttttttttgaacgaaTAATGAGTATGTCAGTGTGTGCTATTTATTGCGTATgcgattttgtttaattcaataaagCTTACGGTgtatccaaatttaaataaaagttccccccccccccatcagtGATTTCTTAATGCCCTTTCTGTAAACCCACTCATATTTTCTACAAAGCCCTAGAACGCATTTTACCCAACTGATCAGTAAACTGTATCTaacatttcatatattttacatttatgtGAATTCAAATGTCAAATACCAAGTACAGTATTAATTTAAGCACAGTTCCGAACATATTCGTTTCAATTTATCACACTTTCATATCCAACTGGAAATGGAACTTTATCAAAGTACGTCCCAAGTTTACTTAACTGagcatgttaaaaattctttgatttctagTCAAGAACTTCGAGTTCTGCTAGCacctaattgtttttaaattcatgcaAAGTCAATACATATAATATGCTTGTATTAATTCCACTCGAATCTCGTTTTTTTCGTTAAATGgataaatttcaattacataGGGTTAAATATCGAaccattgtaaaaaaaaaacttaggctaatattttaaaaactccatGTCAGATAACACATGATCCATATAAAAGTTATTGCGCTCTGGCAAGCAAATGTCTTTCAGACACAGGTAATTTTTCAAGGTAATTTAAGGTGAATGTGTGATTTGTGGCTAATATTATGTTGATAAAGACAAGATATGGACATGAAATCAATatatagccaatgaaggcaagacatgagcaagacTTAGTCAATATGCAGAAAATAAAGGAAAGACATGAGACGGATTTTGTTAATATCTAGCCAAGGAAGTCAAGACTTGTGCAGTACGTAGTCAATGTCCAGTCAATGAACGCAATACATGTGCAAGACTTCGTCAacatccggccaatgaaggcaagacatgttatggATGTtatcaatatctagccaatgaagtcTAGACATGACCAGGACTTACTCAATATGTAGCCAAGTAAGGCAAGACATTAATAGGATGTTGTCACTATCTAActaattaagacaagacatgtgcaggatGTTGTCAATAACCAGAAAATGAAGGCATCACGCTTAGGGATAATATCGATCTCTATGAGAAAGGTTTCCGGGTATAGTTTATCTGATGCAAAATGATaattggtgtcaaaatattaagaagagctccctctttcatgctttttgatttaacattcagtttgctttcaattatcatcttgttatgtaggtgaataggtgcaaNNNNNNNNNNNNNNNNNNNNNNNNNNNNNNNNNNNNNNNNNNNNNNNNNNNNNNNNNNNNNNNNNNNNNNNNNNNNNNNNNNNNNNNNNNNNNNNNNNNNaaagagggagctcttcttaatattttgacaccaaaatcatgtcgatacaccttaccgactgcgagtaaagccacccatgctttaacttgacagactgtatttttatttgcttgtcaattttgaaactttaaaatttggaaatcggTTTTCATAATGGAAAATCCTCTTGAAATAAgcttttaaatttcatgcattGTAAACTTGCAATAAAGAAGGTTTTACCACCATGGCAACCTGATTGTTAATTTCCAACTGTTTGCAGTTTCTAAAAAGGAACTCTTAAGAACTTCGAAATACGCTGAATTAAGTTACGCTACCCGTCATAATTGCCTGAcacacaatattttaaaacaaagaagaaaTAGTGAGTGAAATATGTGAGTGGCTTCATATCAATAGTCCTATTGCCAGGTTTAGAACATTGCAATATACTTTATCGCTTGTATGATGTCgagttgcaatattttttgtaaggCCTACTCGAATTATCGAGTATTGATGAGCCTTTTTTTAATGATGGAGAAGCGTTTTCAGAAAAAGAGTTCAATTCAATCAGTCCCATAACTCGTGAGCAATTCTAGGATTTATACACATATTGCGATGCTGTGCTCGATGCTGTGAAAGATGGATGGCTATATCGCTGTATAGGTAAAAAGTATTTGATGATGTTTTTGTGTAAGCTTCACCAAAGGCTGGGTGATGACTTTTTAAATGCAGGCAAAATGTGAGTTCCATTATCTCTACTGTGAGAAGATCTTTGATCACACTTATAGTTCCCAACAACATAGGGTTGACGGCAATAATACGGAAGCAGTATATCCACAGACCTGAAATTCCAAAAGCGATATGCCTATATAGATGGAACTTATGTATATGTCTGTAAACAAAGCAATTCAAAAGAGATCAGGGAACATACTGCGTTCATAAAGGTCGTCACTTAATTAAGCCAGACTAAGTCGCAGCTCCAAGTGGCTACATTTTGGGTATTCATAGGCCTTACTTTTCTTCCTCTCGAAATAATGTTGCTGCCATGCTTACTAGCAAAATCGAAATAGGTGTTAATGGTCTGCGAGAATGGTTGCAAAAAATTGTCTAGGTTTCATAATATTACGGATGCGGGTCGCGGGAAACGGTAGAATAATGTACCAAATGTCGTTTTGTTTCAACAAACTAATTTCCATTGTTGTCTGTACTGACCAGAGCGTCATCCAATATTGTCTTAAGTGGCTGAATCACTACTGATATTGCCTTAATACGCCAAACCATACAATAATGTTGCTATAACTGATTTAAACATTTCCGGATGTTGCCTTCGTTGGCCGTATCGCATCATAATCTTCCCTTAACTGGATAAAAAATACCAGAATATTGCTATTATTAACCTGCTTACTCTTTAATCTTGCCTTAACTTGCTCGATAAACCTCCGTTATTGTCTTAATCGGCAAAATCCTACACTGATATCGtgtaaatattgtacaaaatatcAAAGGAACAGTGAGTTCCGCATAATCCCGAAGCGTGATGCCAAACAGTCCTCAAGGGTCTGTGGAAATCCTCTCACGTTCATGAAAAGTATCATTTCGTCTCTCTTATCTCGAAACCTGGCGTTTTTTTGACCTAGTGTATTAGGACTTTCTTAGGTTAGAATATTATACACTAGATTATACCACAATTTCATGCGAATTTGAGCTGGACCATATTTTCCATAGATTTGCGCGGGGTCCTTCATGAAATGTAAAAAAGCTGTTTGTTTTACGAATTTTTCGAGTTTACCTTGCAAAGGGAAAAAGCTATAACATttgttaacaaagaaaaaagaggCGTAATTAAACTTCATATAAGGAGATGcactttttaatttcagatttgaaacTTATTTCTAAGGTCTCCAGGATCCAACGCGGTGTAGTGAGAACCATTTATTGAtggtcaagaaataaaattagaatttttttccgAATCTTGAAAATAGTTTGctagttcaaaataattacaatacACTTACGTGGTGAAATGAATCTGAAAGGCGCATTATTGTTATGCGCTCTTACAAGTAGACCTGGCTGCTGATTATTTTGTGCTGGaagataaaatataagaattttattaaatagcaTGTTTAATGAACCTGAAAATTTTGCAATCGGCTACCAACATCCCACTTATACCAAGTTTCAGATGAAAATGAgcacattttacattttttgccgTTCTATTGGATCTTCCAtatgaatttgtaaatattacatcaaattgGATGCCAGTGACTTTAAAAACTTCCCTTGTATAAAGTTTCATACAGGTGCCGCGAAAAATCGGATATTGGACACTGATATTGATACGCCTATATGAATACAGAAGCACGCCTACGTGAATAGCTAGAGAGCTGAACAAAAATTCATACGTCCAGCAAAACGATTGTCGATTTTATAAAAGGCAAGCGGTAAATTAACATAAAagtctcaaatttgaaaaatgtgatacattttatattatactttcacaaaattttcagtttttataaattttcaacattatcataaattttcaagaatttcatcaAGCCCCATACATTTCTTTAAGTTTCAGAAATTTAGCCTAAGCTATTGTGTATGCATCTGAAAAACTGCTAATTAAAATTACATGTGAATTACTTCACGTTTCCATAAATTTCTGTAAATGCTCATAAAATTCCAACATggctgattttcaaaaatttattgattttgttataaacatataagtgaatgaaaatggttttatGGGAATTGGCGGATATTGATTCACACCATATTTCCAACAATTTATGGACCAAAAGAGTTCTttagtttaattcataaaaaatcataaataacttgttattttaattgcaatttttataaataaatatctatataaggtatttttcatgaaataaagtTCGTTCTTCAGAATCGATTATATAtaacttggaaataaaacctaagtatcatttttggtcactaaataaaacatattaattgtttatactactttaaataacaaatgcACTACTTGGCTATTTTTGGAGgaacaaacttgattttttctatGCAATTAACTGTAGATGACTAGCTTCTAAATTTCTATGGACATTTTGATTACAAtggacaatttattattgtaaaaaacaattatttagacaaatttgttttattttatgtacttctaaataaaataccgctttcTCATGAAATTAAAAgtcagttatttagcaatgatttttgctatgaatcgataacatttaaaaattgtttaaactccttttgtttaattccttttcataagctattaaaaattgatgttttattaaAGGAACTAAATTAATACTTGACTTTCTCTTTCGGTTAACGAAATTGACCGGCATTAtcgaaattaactttaaaaaccaCTTTTCTATAAAAGGTGCGTGGATGACATATTTACTATAGTTCCcactgaaaaaattgaagaattaagtAAGACATTCAATAGTATAGAAGAATTcttacaatttactttttaattagaaaataaagacACCTAAAATTATTTGGatctatcaattaaaaaaactgaaaatggaagtttcattaccaattggtacaaaaAACCTTCATGGTCAGGgcaatatttgaattataattcacACCAtcaatttaactaaaatgttggaTTAATAAAATGACTAGTAGGTAGATGCATAATACTAAGCGATTTCAATTTTAGAGAAgaaaacttaaaagaattaaaaattacattacaacaaaataattatccacTACTACAAAACTGATTTACATGTTTTGTTACCATATGTACAAAGTTTATCAGAGAGattaaaaagttctttgaaaaatttcaaaattaatgtatattttagaaacaatCACAAActggaaaattgttttataaataagaaagattttgaaaaaattgaagatttgtcAAACGTAgttcatttaataaaatgcaaagtttgaaaaaaagtttatattggtgaaacaggtagaaagttaaaaacaaaaatagctaaacataaaagagattgcGGGGTTGGCAATTTGAACAAAGGTTTGTCACAACACTCGTGAAACTTTGCTTCTTAATACtgagaagttgttttaattttgatttattgttaattaaaataaaaatagtggatcctTAATGAactattaagaaaaaagttgaaaaatgtgcCATTTAcagttaattacaaaaaaatttaaatgctgaaaaatagccaaataatgcacttgttaattaagttttgttgatgaattatacaatttaatggattcataacaaaaaatcattgctaaataactgactgtttatttcgtgaaaaaggtattttatttataaatgcaaaaaatgataaaaatgtgtttaaacaattgttgtttacaacAGTAAATTTTTTACTGTCATCAAAGtgtgcttaaaaatttagaagatagtcatttacaatcaatttcgtcgaaaaaatcaagtttgtacctccaCAAATAGCCAAAAAGTGCATCTGTGCATCTGTGCGAAAGTGCATCCATTTTTATTCACTTATTAGTTTATAAcatattcaattaatattttaaagttcgcattgctattggacatcttttttaGATAGTTGCTTTTggtttttctaggtattttctATTGAATAAAATCACGGATGACAGTTTATCCGAAATCTTATTagttttggatttgaaaaaagttaaaatcggataatgATTATCCTATGTAAATAAATTAGTCCACGGACGTTGTTTGTGCCCCACTGCGCCGCACAGTGTGCTGGATTAGGAAGTTACTATTCAAAATCGCCGACAGCCTACAATTATTTTTAGAAGTGGTCAGCAATAATAGCATAAAGAAACATTGAGGgaaaatgagacattttttaattattattttttatcttaatttaaataacttaatataGTTAAGCCTATTCtcgattgaaatgaatttttaagtatctGAAGAACATACACAATGAACATTATATAAAATCtaactgttataaacaaattatattaacaaaatatcaaaatagtgaaaattttgcttgcaaagtatatttgtaagttgaaattgattgatttgaTCGACCCTATTTTATAAACTAGTTGTATATCATTTGTTTACTTGGtaggtaaattttataaataaatgaatagttTGACCATTTACAGATTTTatgtaaactattttgtttcttaTAATCTTAAAATTCTGTTAGTAGTGATGTTAGTCATGAGGATGTTTCATTCGgtattatttgtttgttttacaGAGGTGTAGAGGTGTGTTAGCAATTTGCAgacaaaaagtaatcttttttattattgctttttcatGTTATAACTGGAAACAGTTTCTAACGTTCTggaacaattataaataaaaatagcctATAAATGGTCTATAAATGGCCCAACTATGCATTTATTCATAAAAGAAACGCATAGTATCGAACGAGAAGTCTTCAGCACTAAACAACATGgcttacagaattttaaaacgattagaaagaaaaagatttctttctgtttataaatgaaaagaatttgcatttgtttataaaattaacaaatgctaTCGAGTGGCAAATATTTACCACTAAGTATTACCACTAACATAATTTAAAGatactaagaaagaaaaacgattactttcggCCGATAAGTACATAAACTATGCCTTTGTTAATAcgatttgttcataaaataaaaaaattgtaggagacaaaaaattttcatgctCAAATAGGATCGTGTcgataaaatcaagcaatttcaacttacaaatatactttgcaGGTGAAATTTCCACGATGTGAAtattttgttatgataatttttttgtaactaagaGATTCGATATcctgttaattatttatattcttcagaTACTTTGACATTCATTTTCATCGCCAATGGGATTGATGGAGTTATTGTTTATCTATATAAAAAGTACataagaatcaaaattaaaagatcTAATCCGTAGACGCTCTTATGCAACTATTGCTGAatgcttctaaaaaaatttgaaaatcggtGAAGAGTTTTAcgctgtaggtgattttgaatgaTATATTCCCAACAAATCCCACTGTGCGCCTTTAAGCGTAAACAATTTATTGTCACTTAAGAAATGAAATTGAGATTTTTCTGAGTTACGAACATTTGTTGATagttcaaaagaattataatatgcTTACGGTGATGAATCGAACTTGAAGCGTGGTCGGCGTTTTGAAGACTCAGTCCCGTGAATAACTGACGGACCTGCCGCTCATCCTCATTAGCTGTAACATATAATGgaggaatttttttccagaattttttttaacaaatcctaaaaattttgtattgtgtACCGAAAAACCCTACTTTTACCAAATTTAGGATAAAAGCATATACATTTAACAATTGTTCACGTTATATTGTATGCCCCAttgtaa includes:
- the LOC117175664 gene encoding uncharacterized protein LOC117175664, translating into MKTLILTPVFIFTILLDTVRGVIEEPDGQKAANEDERQVRQLFTGLSLQNADHASSSIHHPQNNQQPGLLVRAHNNNAPFRFISPQPAVPPAIVKPKDMHRYRPGQIVTFNGIIHILRADKDGRIYASKLSKDEIEIYNSIEKRHPQSPGEYFIP